One window of Microcoleus vaginatus PCC 9802 genomic DNA carries:
- the ureG gene encoding urease accessory protein UreG, whose amino-acid sequence MGAFRVGIAGPVGSGKTALLDALCKALRQQYQIAVVTNDIYTQEDAQFLVRSQALDSDRILGVETGGCPHTAIREDASINLVAIEELEQKFTELDLVFVESGGDNLAATFSPELVDLTIYVIDVAAGDKIPRKGGPGITKSDLLVINKTDLAPYVGADLGVMERDTKKMRGDKPFVFTNLKTKEGLESVVKFIHSHIM is encoded by the coding sequence ATGGGTGCTTTTCGTGTAGGAATTGCTGGGCCGGTTGGTTCAGGGAAAACTGCTTTACTTGATGCTTTGTGCAAGGCGCTGCGGCAGCAATACCAGATTGCGGTTGTTACTAATGATATCTATACTCAGGAAGATGCACAGTTTTTGGTTCGGAGTCAAGCTTTGGACAGCGATCGCATTTTGGGCGTAGAAACGGGAGGCTGTCCCCACACAGCCATCCGCGAAGATGCTTCCATTAACTTAGTAGCTATAGAAGAGTTAGAACAAAAATTCACTGAGTTAGATTTAGTGTTTGTTGAAAGCGGTGGCGATAATTTGGCGGCAACATTTAGCCCGGAGTTAGTAGATTTAACAATTTACGTAATCGATGTCGCTGCCGGCGATAAAATTCCGCGCAAAGGCGGGCCAGGAATTACTAAATCAGATTTATTAGTAATAAATAAAACAGACCTCGCACCTTATGTAGGAGCAGATTTAGGCGTGATGGAACGGGATACGAAAAAAATGCGAGGCGATAAACCTTTTGTTTTTACTAACTTGAAGACCAAAGAAGGATTAGAATCAGTAGTTAAATTCATCCACTCCCATATTATGTAA
- a CDS encoding nuclear transport factor 2 family protein codes for MRNFLNLVPSASQYFSSRRDKKPDRAIVFGFNCGQSIAQMLLCLTVVSAGVLHPSAARAIGAIAATPRTIAQTPANAPAPLTKVLTEIDAAANRRDVKAVMAFYSPSFTHSDGLNSQSMEKALTQLWARYPSLNYRTELKSWKTEGNAILAETITTIAGTQKKDGRELNLKATIRSQQRFEGEKIVKQEILAEQTQLSSGQNPPTIQVNFPDQVKVGEEYHFDAIVREPIGDDILIGTVLEEPITEKTFFNPSEVELELLNSGGIFKVGKAPATPENRWVSAVLMRQGGIATVSVRLRVVK; via the coding sequence ATGCGTAATTTTTTGAATTTAGTGCCAAGTGCATCTCAGTATTTTTCCAGCCGTCGGGACAAAAAACCCGATCGGGCGATCGTTTTTGGCTTTAACTGCGGGCAGTCGATCGCTCAAATGTTGTTATGTTTAACAGTGGTAAGTGCTGGCGTGCTGCATCCTAGTGCGGCAAGAGCGATCGGTGCGATCGCGGCGACTCCCCGAACGATCGCCCAAACCCCTGCAAATGCGCCTGCCCCACTCACAAAAGTGCTAACAGAAATTGACGCAGCGGCCAACCGGCGTGATGTCAAAGCAGTCATGGCATTTTACAGCCCGAGTTTCACTCATTCTGACGGCTTAAACAGCCAAAGCATGGAAAAAGCCCTCACCCAACTCTGGGCTCGATATCCGAGTTTAAATTACCGCACCGAGCTCAAATCTTGGAAAACCGAAGGTAACGCGATTCTCGCAGAAACCATAACTACAATAGCGGGCACTCAAAAAAAGGATGGCAGAGAATTAAATCTCAAAGCTACAATCCGTTCCCAACAGCGTTTTGAAGGTGAAAAGATAGTTAAGCAAGAAATTTTAGCCGAACAAACTCAGCTTAGTTCTGGTCAAAATCCTCCCACAATTCAAGTGAATTTTCCGGATCAAGTTAAGGTGGGCGAAGAGTACCATTTTGATGCCATTGTTCGAGAGCCGATCGGCGATGATATTTTAATAGGGACTGTTTTGGAGGAACCCATTACCGAAAAAACATTTTTTAATCCCTCAGAAGTCGAGCTGGAGTTGCTAAATTCCGGGGGGATTTTTAAAGTAGGTAAAGCTCCGGCTACGCCGGAAAATCGGTGGGTTTCAGCAGTTTTGATGCGACAAGGTGGAATTGCAACAGTTAGTGTGCGATTGCGGGTGGTCAAATAA
- the murG gene encoding undecaprenyldiphospho-muramoylpentapeptide beta-N-acetylglucosaminyltransferase encodes MTKAPLRLLVAASGTGGHLFPAIATAGQLNDCQIEWLGVPDRMETQLVSSLYPLHTIAVEGFQQGLGLGTLRILGGLAGSILQVRKLLKAGNFQGVFTTGGYIAAPAILAARSLGLPVILHESNAIPGKVTRWFSPLCTAVAIGFEAAAQHLPRAKTVVAGTPVRSQFLARQPLNLPIPDSVPVILVMGGSQGAVAVNKLVRECAPAWFDAGAWVVHLTGNNDPDAESLKHEQYLSMPFYDNVASLLQRANLAISRSGASALTELAVTGVPSILIPFPHAADDHQRFNAEVFAKAGAAVVFRQSELTADVLQSKVLYLLRDSEYLEKMSKAAAQLAVTDSTERLANLVRELVVR; translated from the coding sequence TTGACAAAAGCCCCCCTCCGGTTGTTGGTTGCAGCTAGCGGCACTGGTGGACATTTATTTCCCGCGATCGCCACCGCTGGGCAGTTGAACGACTGTCAGATCGAATGGCTAGGAGTCCCAGACCGCATGGAAACCCAGTTAGTTTCATCCCTTTACCCCCTCCACACGATTGCCGTTGAAGGCTTTCAGCAGGGATTGGGACTCGGTACACTGCGAATTTTGGGCGGACTCGCCGGCTCGATCCTTCAGGTGCGGAAGTTGCTCAAAGCGGGAAATTTTCAGGGAGTCTTTACTACCGGCGGTTACATCGCAGCACCGGCAATTCTAGCGGCCCGTTCTTTGGGTTTGCCGGTAATTCTCCATGAATCTAATGCAATTCCCGGAAAGGTGACACGCTGGTTTAGTCCTTTGTGCACTGCTGTGGCGATCGGATTTGAAGCCGCAGCCCAGCATTTACCCCGCGCGAAAACCGTGGTTGCTGGTACACCGGTGCGATCGCAATTCCTCGCCCGCCAACCTCTAAATTTGCCAATTCCTGACAGTGTACCTGTAATTTTAGTCATGGGTGGCTCTCAAGGTGCTGTCGCAGTCAATAAGTTAGTGCGCGAGTGTGCTCCGGCTTGGTTTGATGCGGGTGCTTGGGTGGTTCACCTCACCGGAAATAATGACCCGGATGCTGAGAGTTTGAAACATGAGCAATATTTGTCGATGCCCTTTTACGACAATGTGGCGAGTTTGTTGCAGCGAGCAAATTTAGCAATTAGTCGATCGGGCGCCAGTGCTCTGACAGAATTAGCAGTGACGGGAGTACCTTCTATTTTAATTCCTTTTCCTCACGCCGCTGACGACCACCAAAGATTTAATGCGGAAGTATTTGCTAAAGCCGGCGCCGCCGTGGTATTCCGTCAAAGCGAACTGACAGCAGATGTGTTGCAAAGCAAAGTGTTGTATTTGTTAAGAGATTCCGAATATTTGGAAAAAATGTCTAAAGCTGCTGCTCAATTAGCGGTGACAGACAGTACAGAACGTTTGGCTAATTTGGTGAGGGAATTGGTGGTGCGGTGA
- a CDS encoding peptidase S8: protein MKKFFLLCLFLIGLGWAISNFPGLATQGTYDSIVLDFREDLGAAEIAKEVNAIAQQYQIAPQLNSEFSGGDNVYVVKGDRTLLNALRKSNLAKDTEYIEPNYVYSAFEIPNDPMYTKQWNLRSINVESAWNETKGSGTTVAIIDTGITPVADLKETKFVPGYDFVNDRAEAYDDNGHGTHVAGTVAQSTNNNYGVAGIAYEAALMPLKVLSGSGGGTVSDIAEAIKFAADNGADVINMSLGGGGESQLMEEAIDYAHSKGVVVIAAAGNSGDSSASYPARYPHVIGVSALGPDDEKATYSNFGAGVDIAAPGGSEMGKILQSTIDPETGAEVFEGYQGTSMASPHVAAVAALVKASGITEPDEIRSVLLQSSRTVTEDPLNHFGSGHLDAAAAVQLAQRGQINFRDFFRWLRDNGYLNPRFWIDGGAVALLPKIAMVLGSYLLAFFLRNYFPFQWTWGFSGGLMAGSSGFFFLRNLFVFDLPQWPMRVMGSSIPELGGAINGSSMLNPFFASVLIPGILIALLLGHQQWKWIAIAISIGFASSLAVNAFVSPTVWGLGTGLVSQTFLIVNALLCFGLARLAIKTEVRSA from the coding sequence ATGAAAAAGTTTTTCCTTCTGTGCTTATTTTTAATCGGGCTCGGCTGGGCGATTTCTAATTTCCCAGGACTTGCTACTCAAGGCACTTACGACTCGATTGTGCTTGATTTCCGCGAAGATTTGGGTGCTGCTGAGATTGCGAAAGAAGTAAATGCGATCGCCCAACAGTACCAAATCGCACCGCAACTCAACAGCGAATTCTCAGGGGGCGACAATGTATATGTAGTTAAGGGCGATCGCACTTTGCTAAACGCCCTGAGAAAATCAAATTTGGCTAAAGATACCGAATACATTGAACCGAACTACGTCTACAGCGCTTTCGAGATTCCCAACGACCCCATGTATACCAAGCAGTGGAATCTCCGCAGTATCAACGTAGAATCTGCCTGGAACGAAACCAAAGGCAGCGGCACAACAGTAGCGATAATTGACACGGGTATTACTCCAGTCGCTGACTTAAAAGAAACCAAATTTGTACCGGGCTACGACTTTGTAAACGATCGCGCCGAAGCCTACGATGACAACGGCCACGGTACTCACGTCGCCGGTACAGTCGCCCAATCAACTAACAACAATTACGGCGTTGCGGGCATTGCCTACGAAGCAGCTTTAATGCCGCTAAAAGTGTTAAGCGGCAGCGGTGGCGGCACGGTTTCCGACATCGCCGAAGCAATTAAATTTGCTGCTGACAACGGCGCAGATGTCATCAACATGAGTTTAGGCGGTGGCGGCGAAAGTCAGTTAATGGAAGAGGCGATCGACTACGCGCACTCTAAAGGCGTTGTCGTCATCGCAGCCGCCGGCAACTCCGGCGACAGTTCCGCTTCCTATCCCGCCCGCTATCCCCACGTCATCGGCGTTTCGGCCCTGGGCCCCGACGACGAAAAAGCCACTTACTCGAATTTCGGCGCAGGGGTTGACATTGCAGCCCCCGGCGGTTCTGAAATGGGCAAGATCCTGCAAAGTACGATCGACCCGGAAACAGGCGCCGAAGTCTTTGAAGGCTACCAAGGCACTAGCATGGCTTCTCCCCACGTTGCAGCCGTTGCAGCCCTTGTCAAGGCTTCCGGCATCACAGAACCAGACGAAATTCGCAGCGTACTCTTGCAGTCCTCGCGAACTGTCACTGAAGATCCGTTAAACCATTTTGGTTCAGGACACCTAGACGCAGCCGCAGCAGTTCAGCTAGCCCAGCGCGGACAAATCAACTTCCGCGATTTCTTCCGCTGGCTGCGCGATAACGGCTATCTCAACCCCCGCTTTTGGATTGACGGCGGTGCAGTCGCCCTGTTGCCTAAAATTGCAATGGTGCTCGGTTCTTACCTGCTGGCTTTCTTTTTGCGGAATTATTTTCCGTTCCAGTGGACTTGGGGCTTTTCCGGCGGCTTGATGGCTGGGAGTTCTGGGTTCTTTTTCCTGCGGAACTTGTTTGTATTTGACTTGCCACAGTGGCCGATGCGGGTGATGGGCAGTTCTATTCCCGAACTCGGCGGTGCAATTAATGGCAGCAGTATGCTGAATCCCTTTTTTGCTAGCGTTTTGATTCCTGGGATTTTGATTGCTTTGCTGTTGGGACATCAACAGTGGAAGTGGATCGCGATCGCAATTTCGATCGGTTTTGCCAGCAGTTTAGCGGTGAATGCTTTTGTGTCTCCCACAGTCTGGGGATTGGGCACAGGTTTGGTATCACAAACATTTTTGATTGTCAATGCTTTACTGTGTTTCGGACTGGCGCGTTTAGCAATTAAAACAGAGGTGCGATCGGCATGA
- a CDS encoding SDR family oxidoreductase yields the protein MISIQNQIVFITGASSGIGAACAKIFAKGGAKLILAARRLEKLERLANELVETKSIASANEIYLLELDVRDRPQVESAITALPDAWKSIDILINNAGLSRGLDKLHEGNFQDWEEMIDTNVKGLLYMTRAIVPGMVSRDRGHVVNIGSIAGRQAYPKGNVYCASKAAVRAISEGLKQDLLGTPVRVTEIEPGLVETEFSNVRFHGDAEKAKNVYQGLTPLTADDVADVVYFCATRSPHVNISEVLLVPTDQASATLVHRKEL from the coding sequence ATGATTTCTATCCAAAACCAAATTGTTTTCATTACAGGTGCCAGTAGCGGTATCGGAGCAGCCTGTGCCAAGATCTTCGCCAAAGGAGGAGCAAAACTAATTTTAGCAGCCCGCCGCCTTGAAAAGCTGGAGCGACTGGCAAACGAACTTGTAGAAACAAAATCGATCGCATCGGCGAACGAGATTTATTTGCTCGAATTGGACGTGCGCGATCGCCCGCAAGTGGAATCGGCGATAACTGCGCTTCCCGATGCCTGGAAAAGCATCGATATTCTGATTAACAATGCGGGATTGAGCCGTGGTTTAGACAAACTGCACGAAGGCAACTTTCAAGATTGGGAAGAAATGATTGATACCAATGTTAAAGGCTTGCTTTACATGACTCGCGCGATCGTGCCGGGAATGGTAAGCCGAGACCGCGGCCACGTAGTGAATATCGGCTCCATAGCAGGCCGCCAAGCTTATCCGAAAGGTAATGTTTATTGCGCTTCCAAAGCAGCAGTGAGAGCTATTTCCGAAGGGTTGAAACAAGACCTTTTGGGAACACCCGTGCGGGTGACGGAAATAGAGCCGGGTTTGGTGGAAACAGAATTTAGCAATGTCCGGTTTCACGGCGATGCAGAAAAAGCCAAAAATGTCTATCAAGGATTGACACCGCTGACTGCGGACGATGTAGCCGATGTCGTGTATTTTTGCGCGACGCGATCGCCCCACGTCAATATTAGCGAAGTCTTGCTAGTTCCGACAGACCAAGCTAGTGCAACTCTGGTTCACCGAAAAGAGTTGTGA